The following are from one region of the Anaeropeptidivorans aminofermentans genome:
- a CDS encoding BglG family transcription antiterminator: MQLSQRQQKIVERIISGVPSEASRLSSDLGIALRTVYADLKAIKEWAKENRLSLEYSENTIAFEDESAIEKAKELIKDIRPSLMPLNQYSRILLILTLLFVNENGISLKKISNKVGISRATFYRDFPFVKKWLKTFHLKASINKETGAALYGKEENIREAMASLILQSFEHYDVIGLLQQEKQLIYLSSEKKAMLDEYLAVLSPLTVKEIAERLYTMDKDLNSRLSQHMYRHEDSFIIILSAISVSRFQKGHSLKASEVPEIKSGWALMVMRYLTEEFNLSEEEIMYLSSHYQNTRRNYYTQTQEEGSIDSAIAVFLKNMSKRRNYNFLGNDELFQNIRTHLYVSAERRKKGIEESNPLKKMIFERFPDLFMDCKDEIFIFRPFLGEISDDETGYLVMYLAAQMYSESPKKKAYIVCTTGKGSAELLKTNVSRRFPQIEVKGAIHMQEAMALGINDADFILSTTYFYHDYIPVIRITPLLLDEDIEKVKSLLESNAVINDTPPSKGRSEGFFEYMALLSDCANIVQAMGKALGEVDNEVFISLTIHLMMSMQRDDTGPMKKVNPENLRGREKKIYEVISPLYSKHHKAVLEYDINSIKTYYSHKP; the protein is encoded by the coding sequence ATGCAGCTATCACAAAGACAGCAGAAAATTGTAGAAAGGATTATTTCAGGCGTTCCGTCGGAAGCTTCAAGGCTTTCAAGTGATTTAGGAATCGCCCTTAGAACTGTGTACGCAGACTTAAAAGCCATTAAGGAATGGGCTAAGGAAAATAGATTAAGCCTGGAATATTCTGAAAACACCATTGCCTTTGAAGATGAAAGTGCTATAGAAAAAGCAAAAGAGCTTATTAAAGATATCAGGCCAAGCCTGATGCCTTTAAACCAATACAGCAGGATTCTTCTTATTCTTACCTTGCTTTTTGTAAATGAAAACGGCATCAGCCTTAAAAAAATCAGCAATAAAGTAGGTATCAGCAGGGCAACATTTTACAGGGATTTCCCTTTTGTAAAAAAATGGCTTAAGACCTTTCACCTTAAAGCGTCAATCAATAAGGAAACAGGAGCCGCCCTTTACGGAAAGGAAGAAAATATACGGGAGGCAATGGCTTCTTTAATACTCCAAAGCTTCGAGCATTACGACGTCATAGGCCTTTTGCAGCAGGAAAAGCAGCTTATTTATCTCAGCAGCGAAAAAAAGGCCATGCTTGACGAATACTTGGCGGTTCTCTCTCCTTTAACCGTTAAGGAAATAGCCGAACGCCTTTACACCATGGATAAGGACCTGAACAGCAGGCTCTCCCAGCATATGTACAGGCATGAAGACAGCTTCATCATCATTCTTTCAGCAATTTCTGTATCAAGGTTTCAAAAGGGGCATTCTTTAAAGGCCTCAGAAGTACCTGAAATAAAATCCGGCTGGGCTCTGATGGTAATGCGGTATCTGACGGAGGAATTTAATCTTTCAGAAGAAGAAATTATGTATCTTTCCTCCCACTATCAGAATACAAGAAGAAACTACTATACCCAAACCCAGGAAGAAGGCTCCATAGACAGCGCCATCGCTGTATTTCTTAAAAATATGTCAAAAAGAAGAAATTATAACTTTTTAGGAAACGACGAGCTTTTTCAAAATATACGCACCCACTTATACGTTTCGGCGGAAAGACGCAAAAAAGGCATAGAAGAAAGCAATCCTCTAAAGAAAATGATTTTTGAACGGTTTCCCGATTTATTTATGGACTGCAAAGACGAAATATTTATTTTCCGTCCATTTTTAGGTGAAATCTCCGACGATGAAACAGGCTATCTCGTGATGTATCTGGCGGCCCAAATGTATTCGGAAAGCCCCAAGAAAAAAGCCTATATTGTCTGCACCACGGGAAAGGGAAGCGCAGAGCTTCTAAAAACCAATGTTTCAAGACGGTTTCCTCAAATCGAGGTAAAAGGGGCTATCCATATGCAAGAAGCCATGGCCTTAGGGATAAATGATGCGGATTTCATCCTTTCAACCACTTATTTTTATCATGATTATATCCCTGTCATTAGAATTACACCTTTGCTTCTTGATGAAGATATAGAAAAAGTAAAAAGCCTCCTTGAAAGCAATGCGGTAATCAATGACACACCCCCTTCAAAGGGCAGGTCCGAAGGCTTTTTCGAATACATGGCGCTTCTTTCAGACTGTGCAAATATCGTTCAGGCCATGGGCAAAGCCCTTGGAGAAGTGGATAATGAGGTTTTCATAAGCCTTACGATACATCTTATGATGAGTATGCAAAGAGATGATACCGGCCCTATGAAAAAGGTAAACCCTGAAAATCTCAGAGGAAGAGAAAAGAAAATATATGAAGTCATAAGCCCTCTTTATTCAAAACATCATAAAGCTGTTTTGGAATATGATATAAATTCAATAAAAACCTACTATAGCCATAAACCTTAA
- a CDS encoding DUF6323 family protein — MEFNLIPFASEIVKEKAIAEILKCNDLTEKYGLVLNEKEALELVEIRTASLKNNGRMEFGAGIIDKLIKEFCDSPYISQRDYQKILQELIDIFYYYKNETMDLISDDDLIKFMKKSFDGVCGGSLELLSGRELHKLAENLRFGFSKDSSDEEEEEDDEE; from the coding sequence TTGGAATTTAATCTTATTCCTTTTGCTTCGGAAATCGTAAAGGAAAAAGCGATAGCAGAGATATTGAAATGCAACGATTTAACTGAAAAATACGGTCTTGTCCTCAATGAAAAAGAGGCTCTGGAGCTTGTTGAAATTCGTACCGCTTCTTTGAAAAATAACGGGCGTATGGAATTCGGTGCAGGAATTATAGATAAGCTCATAAAAGAATTTTGTGACTCCCCTTATATTTCACAAAGAGACTATCAAAAAATCTTGCAGGAGCTTATTGATATTTTTTATTATTATAAAAACGAAACCATGGATTTAATAAGCGATGACGACCTTATTAAATTCATGAAAAAATCCTTTGACGGTGTATGCGGAGGCTCGCTTGAGCTTCTTTCAGGAAGAGAGCTTCATAAGCTTGCCGAAAACCTTCGGTTTGGATTTTCCAAAGATTCTTCTGATGAAGAGGAGGAGGAAGACGATGAAGAATGA
- a CDS encoding DUF6179 domain-containing protein: MKNELKSISKIEKNELISDAYFESLIEQALLKGVLERAEFERIQYECINLLAFKVERFNLGESSSIPTDKAKAIMASNLFTLSLWLKTYEEPEEALRLLRKESIFELYKKGRKRIDRMVMSAKSLHAKLLEKLLETENEYYALTIDDGIKGFFKLYYPEFSAQEIHITADYPIYNPMERLSGIEFIKRYVECLYNENQFCINFNKEDIHFLLKGYDKGYKQLLINIYGEVLTAAIGCILSGENVRRLHISFQGVSYLNGIFKEATDRAVFSYLNDAFSELKETFGLSEGLSKYMEESIKIIYKRIIDAKRTDTWNIFYSPYFPENNPKIHFSFGNKMDNEKYRHILDEIIQCRFFEDKMSIIKKNVHSFGDLEDILLDGRWAYDEMTRIIKGLSLPEISALSNKYGLDKNIDEQELRDEEKLLRKCLLEFIYTFSEDQRKLILKAIESIEYEDS, from the coding sequence ATGAAGAATGAATTAAAAAGCATCTCCAAAATAGAAAAGAATGAGCTTATAAGCGACGCATATTTTGAGTCTTTAATAGAGCAGGCTTTGTTAAAAGGCGTTCTGGAAAGAGCAGAATTTGAAAGAATACAATATGAATGCATTAATCTTTTGGCGTTTAAGGTAGAACGGTTTAATCTTGGGGAAAGCAGCTCTATACCCACAGACAAGGCAAAGGCTATTATGGCTTCCAATTTATTTACATTAAGCCTGTGGCTTAAAACCTATGAAGAACCGGAAGAGGCCCTAAGGCTTTTGAGAAAAGAAAGCATTTTTGAACTATATAAAAAGGGCCGAAAGCGGATTGATAGAATGGTTATGTCAGCAAAATCCCTTCATGCTAAGCTTTTAGAGAAGCTATTAGAGACGGAAAATGAATATTACGCTTTAACCATAGATGACGGAATAAAAGGTTTTTTCAAGCTTTATTATCCTGAATTTTCAGCCCAGGAGATTCATATTACTGCCGATTATCCTATTTATAATCCCATGGAGCGGCTTTCAGGCATTGAATTTATAAAGCGCTATGTTGAATGCTTATATAATGAAAACCAATTTTGTATTAATTTTAATAAAGAAGATATTCATTTTCTTTTAAAAGGATATGATAAAGGATATAAGCAATTACTTATAAATATTTACGGAGAAGTGCTCACTGCGGCTATAGGCTGCATCTTATCTGGGGAAAATGTAAGAAGGCTTCATATATCTTTTCAAGGGGTTTCATATTTGAACGGGATTTTTAAAGAGGCTACGGATAGAGCGGTTTTTTCATATCTCAACGATGCTTTTTCTGAACTTAAAGAGACTTTCGGTCTTTCGGAGGGCCTTTCCAAATACATGGAAGAAAGCATCAAAATTATATATAAAAGGATAATAGACGCCAAAAGAACGGATACATGGAACATATTTTATTCTCCATATTTCCCGGAAAATAATCCTAAAATCCATTTTTCCTTCGGCAATAAAATGGATAATGAAAAATACAGGCATATTTTAGATGAAATTATACAATGCCGTTTTTTTGAGGATAAAATGTCTATTATTAAGAAAAATGTCCATTCTTTCGGGGATTTAGAAGATATTTTGCTTGACGGCAGATGGGCCTATGACGAAATGACCCGAATTATTAAAGGCCTCAGCTTGCCTGAAATTTCAGCTCTTTCAAATAAATACGGGTTAGATAAAAATATAGACGAACAGGAATTACGGGACGAAGAAAAGCTTTTACGAAAATGCCTTTTGGAATTTATTTATACATTTTCCGAAGACCAAAGGAAATTAATTTTAAAAGCCATAGAGTCCATAGAATACGAGGACAGTTAG
- a CDS encoding DUF4310 family protein: MNSTTENKRSSIESFMLTEKAFLIFMAMICAGVFAGTSIFIQYNTGHFSTTSVTVMLSEALKTGSYAALIGYTGGFLLARILEGPLVGILDIGGSIMTGVGAGLPALFLSMGYENLVKNFPLSLLTGAAIGLAIGAIILLIRKLMPGGYGSMGTDIMVGAGNIVGEWFGPIILIMAAQFDFYVGVGAMIGAIIFHVRKSPIIGGAILGAMIVGYIAFLMGLTTLGIGA; the protein is encoded by the coding sequence ATGAACTCTACTACAGAAAACAAAAGAAGCTCCATTGAAAGCTTTATGCTTACGGAAAAAGCATTTCTTATATTTATGGCGATGATATGCGCCGGTGTTTTTGCCGGAACATCCATATTTATCCAATATAACACAGGCCATTTCTCAACCACATCGGTTACCGTTATGTTAAGCGAAGCCCTTAAAACAGGAAGCTATGCGGCGTTAATCGGCTATACAGGCGGTTTTCTTCTTGCCCGTATCCTGGAAGGTCCCCTTGTAGGAATCCTTGACATCGGCGGCTCTATTATGACCGGCGTAGGCGCAGGCCTTCCTGCCCTTTTCCTTTCCATGGGCTATGAAAACCTTGTTAAGAACTTTCCTTTAAGCCTTTTAACCGGTGCCGCAATCGGCCTTGCCATCGGTGCAATCATACTGCTGATCCGTAAGCTCATGCCCGGCGGATACGGCTCTATGGGTACTGATATCATGGTAGGTGCAGGTAATATCGTCGGCGAATGGTTTGGCCCTATTATACTGATTATGGCGGCTCAATTCGATTTTTACGTAGGCGTAGGCGCAATGATTGGAGCTATTATATTCCACGTACGTAAATCTCCTATTATCGGCGGTGCAATCTTAGGCGCAATGATTGTGGGATATATTGCCTTTCTTATGGGCCTTACTACTCTCGGAATAGGAGCGTAG
- a CDS encoding DUF4312 family protein, with protein MSSENVLKTIHKSLKVSGLGKSHREALTDVFKNIRNEAYKETDGYLVELHVTALFIDKEEKTETVKRFLGLILPVTHEFHRISVTAEVEIKIISTGENKL; from the coding sequence TTGAGTAGCGAAAATGTTTTAAAAACCATCCATAAATCATTAAAAGTTTCCGGTCTGGGAAAAAGCCACAGGGAAGCTCTGACAGACGTTTTCAAAAATATACGAAACGAAGCCTATAAGGAAACTGACGGCTATTTAGTGGAGCTTCACGTAACGGCCCTTTTCATCGATAAGGAAGAAAAAACGGAAACTGTAAAACGCTTTTTAGGATTAATACTTCCCGTAACCCATGAATTTCATCGAATTTCAGTTACTGCGGAAGTAGAAATAAAGATAATATCAACTGGGGAAAATAAGCTGTAA
- a CDS encoding amidohydrolase/deacetylase family metallohydrolase has translation MKIKLINGTILNLAENSRKAADIVIDNGIIIFVGDAKDILCDETIDCKGKLIVPSFTDIHVHAFPEKTALGLSADKIGIRQGVSTVIDAGSTGCDDYPEFYKEVIEKSSTNVKAFINYSKIGLTKDGKELSDTAYFNEEKLFNTIREFKETIVGIKLRASGSVVGSLGMEAVKRGIDFARKVNLPVMIHVGNAPPALEEILPLLQRGDIITHIFHGKKGGILDDYGKVKKLVENKYQEGVLYDVGHGAASFDFKTAEKAIKEGLAPFTISSDIHARNFGTKVKSLAEVMTKCLICGMEKEAVLKAVTINPCFITGNNTDISEGNKASLAVVELINKETVYEESSEEVFSSPISFNILYATDKFGSLLQID, from the coding sequence ATGAAAATAAAGCTTATAAACGGAACTATCCTGAACCTTGCCGAAAACAGCAGAAAAGCTGCGGATATCGTTATAGATAACGGCATCATTATCTTTGTGGGAGACGCAAAGGATATCCTCTGCGATGAAACTATCGACTGTAAAGGAAAGCTTATTGTTCCTTCTTTTACAGATATCCATGTACATGCCTTTCCTGAAAAAACCGCCCTTGGCCTATCTGCCGACAAAATAGGTATCCGTCAGGGGGTAAGCACCGTTATAGATGCAGGAAGCACCGGCTGCGACGATTACCCTGAGTTTTATAAAGAGGTCATAGAAAAATCATCTACAAATGTAAAAGCTTTTATTAATTATTCTAAAATAGGGCTTACAAAAGATGGTAAAGAACTTTCTGACACTGCCTATTTTAATGAAGAAAAGCTTTTCAATACCATTAGGGAATTTAAAGAAACCATCGTAGGCATAAAGCTTCGGGCAAGCGGAAGCGTTGTAGGCTCTTTAGGCATGGAAGCCGTAAAAAGGGGAATCGATTTCGCAAGAAAAGTAAATCTTCCCGTAATGATTCATGTGGGCAATGCTCCGCCGGCCCTTGAGGAAATTCTGCCTTTGCTTCAAAGAGGCGATATTATTACCCATATTTTCCACGGCAAAAAAGGCGGTATTTTAGACGATTACGGCAAGGTAAAAAAGCTTGTAGAGAATAAATATCAAGAGGGCGTCTTATATGACGTTGGCCACGGCGCTGCAAGCTTCGATTTTAAAACTGCTGAAAAGGCCATTAAAGAAGGGCTTGCTCCCTTCACTATTTCAAGCGATATTCATGCGAGAAATTTCGGAACAAAAGTTAAAAGCCTTGCCGAGGTAATGACAAAATGCCTTATATGCGGCATGGAAAAGGAAGCTGTATTAAAAGCTGTGACTATAAACCCTTGCTTTATTACAGGCAATAATACAGATATTTCAGAAGGAAACAAGGCTTCCCTAGCAGTGGTTGAACTTATAAACAAAGAAACAGTCTATGAGGAAAGCAGCGAAGAAGTATTTTCTTCCCCTATTTCTTTCAATATCTTATATGCAACAGATAAATTTGGAAGCTTACTCCAAATAGACTAA
- a CDS encoding PRD domain-containing protein, whose product MKRFDYKEICKVIDERTKEWNIEKEEIQALEKKLTDIMNFCEKEGVVFDSVAGPVFVTHLITLYNRLKKGEFVDMDMSFADEISTEALELAKKIASHLEGQYGRKIPDNEEALIATHIGAMQLRLKEEKGEEL is encoded by the coding sequence ATGAAAAGATTTGATTATAAGGAAATTTGCAAAGTAATTGACGAAAGAACAAAGGAGTGGAATATAGAAAAAGAAGAAATCCAGGCCCTTGAAAAAAAGCTCACAGATATTATGAATTTTTGTGAAAAAGAAGGCGTTGTATTCGACTCTGTTGCAGGCCCCGTATTTGTAACGCATCTCATCACCCTTTATAACAGATTAAAAAAAGGTGAGTTTGTGGATATGGATATGAGTTTTGCAGATGAAATCAGCACTGAAGCTCTTGAACTTGCAAAAAAAATAGCTTCTCATCTGGAAGGCCAGTACGGCAGAAAAATACCGGATAACGAAGAAGCTTTAATAGCAACACATATAGGCGCAATGCAGCTTAGATTAAAAGAAGAGAAAGGTGAGGAATTATAA
- the tilS gene encoding tRNA lysidine(34) synthetase TilS has translation MLEKVRKTIMDNHMINMNDHIVAGLSGGGDSCALLHVLKALQGEYALSFTAVHINHGIRGDEALRDENFVLDLCKNLGIECRIFRFDMAEYAKEHKITLEEAGREFRYRAFNAVLTEKGRGKIAVAHNLNDRAETVFMRFIRGTGLKGLEGIPKTRDNIIRPLIDCKRSEIEEYLHKNNISYVHDSTNAMDIYTRNFIRLNILPLIEENLNPSVIDTLRKSSDVFALENAYMEEEALKAFKNLVTIEKNTLRIEKEGFSKLHKALRLRIARLSINEMTNSLKDYEISHAEMISEAFQYATGKEFHIPGDLIVQNSYKDIILYRKDIKPFKDISLKDGDFIYLDEIDAYLSISYFRPENKENFIKTCTKVFDYDKIKDKLFLRTRRQGDRIYIKEVGGTKKLKDYFIDNKVEKFKRDHIPLLASEKDILWIFDGKNITDSRFLSTGSQREIYINLWRKSNE, from the coding sequence ATGCTTGAAAAGGTAAGAAAAACCATCATGGATAATCACATGATAAATATGAATGACCATATTGTTGCAGGTCTTTCCGGCGGGGGGGATTCCTGCGCTCTTTTGCATGTCCTTAAGGCCCTTCAGGGCGAGTATGCCCTTAGCTTTACGGCGGTTCATATAAACCACGGTATTCGGGGAGACGAAGCTTTAAGAGACGAAAACTTCGTTTTGGATCTGTGTAAAAACCTCGGCATAGAATGCAGAATATTCCGGTTTGATATGGCGGAATATGCAAAGGAGCATAAGATTACCCTTGAGGAAGCGGGAAGGGAATTCAGATACCGTGCTTTTAATGCTGTTTTGACGGAAAAGGGCAGGGGGAAAATAGCGGTTGCCCATAATTTAAACGACAGGGCAGAAACCGTATTCATGCGGTTTATAAGAGGAACAGGCTTAAAGGGGCTTGAAGGCATACCGAAAACAAGAGACAATATCATAAGGCCCTTGATAGACTGCAAACGCTCTGAAATAGAAGAGTATCTTCATAAAAACAATATTTCCTACGTTCACGACAGCACAAATGCCATGGATATCTATACAAGAAATTTTATAAGGCTTAACATCCTCCCTCTTATTGAAGAAAATCTGAATCCGTCGGTGATTGATACCCTACGTAAAAGCTCCGACGTTTTTGCCTTGGAAAACGCTTACATGGAGGAAGAAGCCTTAAAAGCTTTTAAAAATCTTGTGACTATTGAAAAAAATACCCTTAGAATTGAAAAGGAGGGCTTTTCAAAACTTCACAAGGCCCTCAGGCTTCGTATAGCAAGGCTTTCTATAAATGAAATGACAAATAGCCTTAAAGATTATGAAATAAGCCATGCGGAAATGATTTCAGAAGCCTTTCAATATGCCACGGGAAAAGAATTTCATATTCCCGGGGACCTGATTGTTCAAAATTCATACAAAGATATTATTTTATACAGAAAGGATATAAAACCTTTCAAGGATATAAGCCTTAAAGACGGGGACTTTATATACTTAGATGAAATAGATGCGTATTTAAGCATTTCTTATTTTAGGCCCGAAAATAAAGAAAACTTTATTAAGACTTGTACTAAGGTTTTTGATTATGATAAAATAAAGGATAAATTATTCCTGAGAACGAGGCGCCAAGGAGACCGGATTTATATTAAGGAAGTTGGGGGAACAAAAAAACTGAAAGACTACTTTATAGATAATAAGGTAGAGAAATTCAAAAGAGACCATATCCCGCTTCTTGCTTCGGAAAAGGATATTTTATGGATATTTGACGGCAAGAATATTACAGACAGCAGGTTTTTATCTACCGGCAGTCAAAGAGAAATATATATTAACCTTTGGAGGAAGAGCAATGAATGA
- a CDS encoding glycine-rich SFCGS family protein, with product MEKKVKIVIAHRMGKGQNVAKGIEAAGGEAIVIPGIGADMKLGKVMHDENADLGISFCGGGGGGALAAKNQYGYNAIYDLRTVVSGVNAVNNGYVALGFGFMDTEELGKAITEAYYKKYGRE from the coding sequence ATGGAAAAAAAGGTAAAAATAGTGATTGCACACCGTATGGGAAAAGGCCAGAACGTGGCAAAAGGTATTGAGGCCGCCGGCGGGGAAGCCATCGTCATTCCCGGAATAGGCGCAGACATGAAGCTTGGCAAGGTAATGCATGATGAAAATGCAGACCTTGGCATAAGCTTCTGCGGCGGCGGCGGCGGCGGTGCTTTAGCTGCAAAAAATCAATATGGATATAACGCAATATACGATTTAAGAACCGTCGTATCCGGCGTAAACGCAGTTAATAACGGATACGTTGCTTTAGGCTTTGGCTTTATGGATACGGAAGAATTGGGAAAAGCCATAACCGAAGCATATTATAAAAAATATGGGCGTGAATAA
- a CDS encoding DgaE family pyridoxal phosphate-dependent ammonia lyase produces the protein MEKELDVKRVINCSGRMTYLGSSTLSEGVIEAMNYGASNYFDMNELIKEAGKKIAKYAGAEDAFITCGASSGIVISIAAVITKGNPLEIKKIPNPLTEKNEILLQMGHNVDFGAEIAQMITLGGGKPVMAGVSNKCEKDVFEASISEKTAAILYVKSHHAVQDGMLSLEDIISVAKAKAVPLIIDAAAEEDFKKYLALGADMVIYSGAKAFGGPTSGCVVGNQPYIDWCYQQSKGVGRPFKVGKETIMGLYKAIEEYADKASPSGEDFFAPLEDYLNGINGIKVSKIPDSMGRAIVRLRVIPDKSLTGKSAVEIVNILKNGNPAIYTRSHHASSGYFEFDPRPMSKRDIPVIIEKLKEILED, from the coding sequence ATGGAAAAAGAATTAGATGTAAAAAGAGTGATAAACTGCAGCGGAAGAATGACTTATTTGGGCTCTTCAACCCTTTCAGAAGGGGTCATTGAGGCTATGAATTACGGTGCCTCCAATTATTTCGATATGAATGAGCTTATAAAAGAAGCCGGTAAAAAAATAGCGAAGTATGCCGGTGCAGAGGATGCATTTATTACCTGCGGAGCTTCCTCAGGCATCGTTATATCGATAGCCGCAGTAATAACAAAGGGAAACCCTCTTGAAATAAAAAAAATACCCAATCCCTTAACGGAAAAAAATGAAATCCTTCTTCAGATGGGCCACAACGTAGACTTCGGAGCAGAAATCGCCCAAATGATTACTTTGGGCGGCGGAAAGCCTGTTATGGCAGGCGTATCCAATAAATGTGAAAAAGACGTATTCGAGGCTTCCATATCTGAAAAAACAGCGGCAATTCTCTACGTGAAAAGCCATCACGCCGTTCAGGACGGAATGCTTTCATTGGAAGATATCATCTCTGTCGCCAAAGCAAAAGCTGTACCCCTTATAATAGACGCCGCAGCGGAAGAAGATTTTAAAAAATATCTGGCTCTCGGGGCTGATATGGTTATCTACAGCGGTGCGAAAGCTTTCGGCGGTCCTACCTCCGGCTGTGTCGTAGGAAATCAGCCGTATATTGACTGGTGCTATCAACAGTCGAAAGGCGTGGGACGCCCCTTTAAAGTAGGAAAAGAAACCATTATGGGGCTTTATAAGGCCATTGAGGAATATGCCGACAAAGCCAGTCCTTCCGGCGAAGACTTCTTTGCGCCTCTTGAAGATTATTTAAACGGCATAAACGGAATAAAGGTATCAAAAATACCCGATTCTATGGGCCGGGCTATTGTAAGGCTTAGAGTGATCCCTGATAAAAGCCTTACGGGAAAAAGCGCCGTGGAAATCGTTAATATTCTTAAAAACGGCAATCCTGCTATTTATACAAGAAGCCATCATGCCTCCTCCGGATATTTTGAATTTGACCCAAGACCTATGAGCAAAAGAGATATTCCAGTAATTATAGAAAAGCTTAAAGAAATACTGGAGGACTAA
- a CDS encoding DUF4311 domain-containing protein yields the protein MIDLVIKSIIVGALAGGGAAGGAARMYHAPEIQGMGAFRTLGEMNACNGDPLSHFSYGLGFFFSSAGSVVGTGSLSSDVLHRIIPQWSAGLSNFTAKDREASKNPYKMMLSGMAIGAVLVTVLNTLASLIPKTMSLIAEKVVSPAADLILSPVLPVAFWLSALSAGKWQGTFATIFGVLAQYIMGNATPGCVLGILIGQSVADSGLKSRRSLFMMLFVAIMFFAIAYFRGKIPF from the coding sequence ATGATTGATCTTGTAATAAAATCTATAATTGTTGGCGCTCTTGCAGGAGGCGGAGCCGCCGGCGGCGCAGCGAGAATGTATCACGCCCCTGAAATTCAAGGTATGGGCGCTTTCAGAACCTTAGGCGAAATGAACGCCTGCAACGGCGACCCCCTTTCCCATTTCAGCTACGGCTTGGGATTTTTCTTCAGTTCCGCAGGTTCCGTCGTAGGAACAGGTTCTTTAAGCTCCGACGTACTGCACCGTATTATTCCCCAGTGGTCGGCAGGTCTTTCAAACTTTACGGCAAAAGACAGAGAGGCTTCTAAAAACCCTTATAAAATGATGTTAAGCGGTATGGCAATCGGTGCCGTTTTAGTAACGGTTTTAAATACCCTTGCAAGCTTAATACCAAAAACCATGTCTCTGATAGCAGAAAAGGTGGTTTCTCCGGCGGCGGATTTGATTCTTTCCCCCGTTCTTCCTGTGGCATTCTGGCTTTCTGCATTAAGTGCCGGAAAATGGCAGGGAACGTTTGCAACCATATTCGGTGTTCTTGCTCAATACATAATGGGAAACGCTACCCCCGGCTGTGTTCTCGGTATTCTCATAGGCCAAAGCGTTGCCGACAGCGGATTAAAGAGCAGAAGAAGTCTTTTTATGATGCTCTTTGTGGCAATTATGTTCTTTGCAATTGCTTATTTTAGAGGAAAGATTCCTTTCTAA
- the dagF gene encoding 2-dehydro-3-deoxy-phosphogluconate aldolase, whose product MNYYKNRLCLNCLTKDIENALEIYEAMDKNAVIGVLSGNYPNFDEALSDMKKYQAALENNISIGLGAGNPAQGLMVAALSGALKPNHVNQVFPYVGITREKVSGNDAHINALVSPSGIPGLVKISTGPESTKLPDGNIPVETAIALVKEMGGNSLKFFPMGGLKTIEEFKLVAKACGKSDFILEPTGGIDLENIEEILKICIEENVPKVIVHVYSSIIDKESGKTKITDVKRIKEIFEKLL is encoded by the coding sequence ATGAATTACTATAAAAACAGACTTTGTTTAAACTGTCTCACAAAAGATATTGAAAACGCTTTGGAAATCTATGAGGCAATGGATAAAAATGCCGTAATAGGCGTTCTTTCAGGCAATTATCCAAATTTTGACGAAGCCCTTTCAGATATGAAAAAATATCAAGCCGCCCTTGAAAATAATATTTCCATCGGCCTTGGCGCAGGAAACCCTGCCCAGGGGCTTATGGTTGCGGCACTTTCCGGAGCACTTAAGCCAAACCATGTAAATCAGGTTTTCCCCTATGTCGGAATCACAAGAGAAAAGGTATCTGGAAATGATGCCCATATAAACGCCCTTGTGTCTCCTTCGGGAATCCCCGGTCTTGTGAAAATCAGCACAGGCCCTGAAAGCACAAAGCTTCCCGACGGCAATATTCCTGTAGAGACGGCAATAGCCCTTGTTAAGGAGATGGGGGGAAATTCCCTTAAATTCTTCCCTATGGGGGGCCTTAAAACAATAGAGGAATTTAAGCTCGTTGCCAAAGCCTGCGGAAAATCAGATTTTATTCTTGAGCCTACCGGGGGAATAGACCTTGAAAACATTGAGGAAATTCTTAAAATATGCATAGAAGAAAATGTTCCTAAAGTCATCGTCCATGTATATTCCTCAATCATAGACAAGGAAAGCGGAAAAACAAAGATTACCGATGTTAAAAGAATAAAGGAAATATTCGAAAAACTATTATAA